From Phaeocystidibacter marisrubri, the proteins below share one genomic window:
- a CDS encoding hybrid sensor histidine kinase/response regulator, with the protein MATTNKPRVLYVDDEQNNLNSFRANFRREYDVYTAISAQEGIEVLAKEPIEIIVADQRMPGMTGVEFFENVVDDYPDCIRILLTGYADIEAVINAINKGQIYKFISKPWNEDTLRVAINNAKDIYDARRELKEKNISLQKAYDELDRFVYSVSHDLRAPLVSIQGVIYLANQEVKDEKAIEYFNMTKEMVDKLDEFIHNIIDYYKSTHEGNMTVEVDLNKMLKDISDEYRYHPAMEQTTLEYQVEGVSMFTTNEVKLRIILNNLISNAIKYRDEVKSQHHVAVRITGGHSGIEIQVVDNGVGISEDNQEKVFQMFYRDAKGNSGSGLGLYLVKEAVKRLGGTITVNSAKGEGTTMTVSLPNFEESAL; encoded by the coding sequence ATGGCAACAACGAACAAACCACGTGTACTTTACGTAGACGACGAACAAAATAACTTGAACTCTTTTCGGGCGAACTTCCGAAGAGAGTACGATGTCTATACCGCCATATCTGCACAAGAAGGAATAGAGGTTCTTGCGAAAGAACCCATTGAGATCATTGTTGCCGATCAACGTATGCCTGGAATGACGGGTGTGGAGTTTTTTGAGAACGTAGTAGATGATTATCCAGATTGCATTCGAATTCTCCTGACGGGATATGCGGATATTGAGGCAGTCATCAATGCCATCAACAAAGGCCAGATCTACAAATTCATTTCTAAGCCTTGGAATGAAGATACGCTACGCGTGGCGATCAATAACGCCAAGGATATTTATGATGCACGAAGAGAACTGAAGGAGAAAAACATCTCTTTGCAGAAGGCATACGATGAGCTAGATCGATTTGTTTACAGCGTTTCGCACGACCTTCGCGCACCGCTTGTGAGCATTCAAGGCGTGATTTACCTCGCCAATCAAGAGGTAAAGGATGAAAAGGCCATCGAGTACTTCAACATGACCAAAGAGATGGTGGATAAGTTGGATGAATTCATTCACAACATCATCGATTACTACAAATCGACCCACGAGGGTAACATGACTGTAGAGGTTGATTTGAATAAGATGCTCAAAGATATCAGCGATGAATACCGCTATCACCCCGCGATGGAGCAAACCACGCTTGAGTACCAAGTAGAGGGTGTATCAATGTTTACGACCAATGAGGTGAAACTCAGAATCATTTTGAACAACCTCATTTCCAATGCCATTAAATACCGTGATGAGGTGAAAAGTCAGCATCATGTAGCTGTTCGCATCACAGGAGGTCATTCTGGCATAGAGATTCAAGTTGTAGATAACGGTGTGGGTATCTCGGAAGACAATCAAGAAAAAGTCTTTCAAATGTTCTACCGCGATGCCAAGGGGAACTCAGGTTCCGGATTAGGTTTGTATCTTGTCAAGGAAGCTGTGAAGCGATTAGGGGGGACCATTACCGTAAACTCGGCAAAAGGAGAGGGTACCACCATGACCGTTTCTCTACCTAACTTTGAAGAATCAGCTCTTTGA
- a CDS encoding response regulator, producing the protein MIKKENIGIVLIDDSFIDRMIVRKNMELFYPEISFVAYSSGKEALAAIEANEVLPEKSHCLVLLDIYMPEMNGFAFADNFSQLDPEIVKRFTVFMLSSSIDAGDMENVKKREVIVKFISKPLNEGVLKSVLEDTIQLLSSREA; encoded by the coding sequence TTGATTAAGAAGGAAAACATAGGTATTGTTCTCATTGATGATAGTTTCATCGATAGGATGATTGTACGCAAGAACATGGAACTGTTCTATCCCGAAATTTCTTTTGTCGCCTATTCCAGTGGTAAGGAAGCCTTGGCTGCTATCGAAGCCAATGAGGTGCTTCCTGAAAAGTCACATTGTTTGGTCTTGCTCGATATTTACATGCCAGAAATGAACGGGTTCGCCTTTGCGGATAACTTTAGTCAATTGGACCCAGAAATTGTGAAACGCTTTACGGTATTCATGTTGTCCTCTAGCATCGATGCTGGTGATATGGAGAACGTGAAGAAGCGTGAAGTCATCGTCAAATTCATCAGCAAACCACTGAATGAAGGTGTTCTCAAATCCGTTTTAGAGGATACCATTCAGCTCTTGTCGAGCAGAGAGGCGTGA